A region of Lathamus discolor isolate bLatDis1 chromosome 14, bLatDis1.hap1, whole genome shotgun sequence DNA encodes the following proteins:
- the USP32 gene encoding ubiquitin carboxyl-terminal hydrolase 32 isoform X3 translates to MGAKESRIGFLSYDEALRRVTDIELKRLKDAFKRTCGLSYYMTQQCFIREVLGDGVPPKVAEVIYCSFGGISKGLHFNNLIVGLVLLTRGREEEKAKYIFSLFSNESGSYVVREEMEKMLHVVDGKVPESLKKCFSEGEKVNYEKFRIWLLHNKDAFTFSRWLLSGGVYVTLTDDSDTPTFYQTLAGVTHLEESDIIDLEKRYWLLKAQSRTGRFDLETFAPLVSPPIHPSLSEGLFNAFDENRDNHIDFKEISCGLSACCRGPLAERQKFCFKVFDIDRDGVLSRTELKEMVVALLEVWKDNRTDKIPELNMDLSEIVEDILNMHDNTKLGHLTLEDYQIWSVKSALANEFLNLLFQVCHIVLGLRPATPEEEGQIIRGWLERESRYGLQPGHNWFLIAMPWWHQWKEYVKYDANPVVIEPSSVLSGDNLHPGTPGTDFARQHNTSDNNNQCFLGTNGNNLLQLNPQKPGAIDNQPLVTQEPVKAASLTMEGGRLKRSPQLIEGKDYVMVPEPVWRALYHWYGANLSLPRPVIKNSKTNVPELELFPRYLLFLRQQPATRTQQSNIWVNMGMMSLRMFPQHLPRGNVPSPNAPLKRVLAYTGCFSRMQTIKEIHEYLSQRLRIKEEDMRLWLYNSENYLTLLDDEDHRLEYLKIQDEQHLVIEVRNKDMSWPEEMSFIANSSKIDRHKVPTEKGATGLSNLGNTCFMNSSIQCVSNTQPLTRYFISGRHLYELNRTNPIGMKGHMAKCYGDLVQELWSGTQKNIAPLKLRWTIAKYAPRFNGFQQQDSQELLAFLLDGLHEDLNRVHDKPYVELKDSDGRPDWEVAAEAWENHLRRNRSIVVDLFHGQLKSQVKCKTCGHISVRFDPFNFLSLPLPMDSYMHLEITVIKLDGTTPVRYGLRLNMDEKYTGLKKQLSELCGLKPEQILLAEVHSSNIKNFPQDNQKVRLSVSGFLCAFEIPIPGSPTSASSPVQTDVSTGPSANGAPNIMMNGDIPKPTLIPNGMPNTVVPCGTERNLANWTLNGHVPLLSDSPCTGYIIAVHRKMMRTELYFLSSQKNRPSLFGMPLIVPCTVHTRKRDLYDAVWIQVSRLASPLPPQEASNHAQDCDDSMGYQYPFTLRVVQKDGNSCAWCPWYRFCRGCKIDCTEDRACVGNAYIAVDWDPTALHLRYQTSQERIVEEHESVEQSRRAQAEPINLDSCLRAFTSEEELGEDEMYYCSKCKTHCLATKKLDLWRLPPILIIHLKRFQFVNGRWIKSQKIVKFPRESFDPSAFLVQRDPSHFQRKQLTLQVDSLPEPRTLQGEAKKTDVPIAYTPGEGDVLNRSPSSLNTTVLNNIKASPSLGRKSGTSCPSSKNSSPNSSPRTLGRGKGRLRLPQLGKNKLSSSKENLDASKENGTDQEQRFTSDQGDALTRGRILGGSQSELYTAQDNEMTLANGYICEQNAYSNGSMNGQIDNHSEDDITDDQREEVCVNPIYNLYAISCHSGIMGGGHYVTYAKNPNNKWYCYNDSSCKELHPDEIDTDSAYILFYEQQGVDYAQFLPKIDGKKMADTSSMDEDFESDYKKYCVLQ, encoded by the exons gGTGAAAAGGTAAACTATGAGAAGTTCAGGATTTGGCTATTGCACAACAAAGATGCATTCACGTTTTCCCGCTGGCTGCTGTCTGGAGGTGTGTATGTGACACTCACGGATGACAGCGACACCCCTACCTTCTATCAAACCCTGGCTGGAGTTACACACT TGGAAGAATCTGACATCATCGATCTCGAAAAACGATACTGGCTGCTAAAAGCTCAGTCAAGAACTGGACGTTTTGATTTAGAAACGTTTGCCCCCTTAGTTTCCCCTCCTATTCATCCATCTCTGAGTGAAG GTTTATTTAATGCTTTTGATGAAAACCGGGACAATCACatagattttaaagaaatttccTGTGGGCTCTCAGCATGTTGCAGGGGACCCTTGGCAGAAAGGCAGAAGT tTTGCTTCAAGGTTTTTGACATTGACCGAGATGGTGTGTTGTCTCGCACTGAACTTAAAGAAATGGTGGTTGCACTTTTAGAGGTCTGGAAAGACAACCGTACTGATAAAATACCT GAATTGAACATGGATTTGTCTGAAATTGTAGAAGATATTTTGAATATGCATGATAACACAAAG ctgggacacctcactctGGAGGACTACCAGATATGGAGTGTGAAGAGTGCACTTGCCAATGAATTTCTAAATCTGCTTTTTCAG GTGTGTCATATAGTTTTGGGGCTACGACCTGCCACTCCAGAAGAGGAAGGGCAGATTATTAG GGGCTGgttagaaagagaaagcaggtaCGGCCTTCAGCCAGGGCACAACTGGTTTCTTATTGCAATGCCATGGTGGCATCAGTGGAAAGAATATGTCAAATAT GATGCAAACCCTGTTGTGATAGAGCCTTCGTCTGTCTTGAGTGGAG ATAATCTTCACCCTGGCACACCAGGGACTGATTTTGCTAGGCAGCATAATACTTCGGACAATAATAACCAGTGTTTCCTTGGAACCAATGGGAATAATTTGCTACAGCTTAATCCTCAGAAGCCAGGAGCTATTGATAACCAACCCCTAGTAACACAAGAACCAGTGAAG GCTGCATCATTAACAATGGAGGGTGGAAGACTAAAACGATCTCCACAATTGATTGAAGGAAAGGACTACGTAATGGTACCAGAGCCAGTTTGGAGAGCACTTTACCACTGGTATGGAGCGAATCTGTCCTTGCCCAGGCCG GTGAtcaaaaacagcaaaacaaatgtgCCTGAACTAGAGCTATTTCCTCGCTATCTGCTCTTCCTGAGACAGCAGCCTGCCACTCGAACGCAGCAGTCAAACATCTGGGTGAATATGGGTATGATGAGCCTGAGAATGTTTCCTCAGCATTTACCTAGAG GGAATGTACCTTCACCGAATGCTCCTTTAAAGCGAGTGTTGGCTTACACCGGCTGCTTTAGTCGAATGCAGACGATTAAAGAGATACACGAATATCTCTCCCAGCGGTTACGAATAAAGGAGGAAGATATGCGCCTCTGGTTATACAACAGTGAG aacTATCTTACTTTGCTGGATGATGAAGATCACAGACTGGAGTATCTTAAAATCCAAGATGAGCAGCATTTAGTAATAGAAG TTCGAAACAAAGACATGAGCTGGCCAGAAGAGATGTCTTTCATAgcaaacagcagtaaaataGACAGACATAAAG ttccTACTGAAAAGGGTGCTACTGGATTAAGCAACCTGGGTAACACGTGCTTCATGAACTCCAGTATCCAGTGTGTCAGTAACACACAACCTCTAACACGGTATTTCATCTCAGGAAGACATCTTTATGAGCTTAACAG GACAAATCCAATAGGAATGAAAGGACACATGGCCAAATGCTATGGGGATTTGGTTCAGGAGCTGTGGAGTGGAACTCAGAAGAATATAGCGCCATTAAAGCTGCGG tggacAATAGCAAAATATGCTCCGAGATTTAATGGCTTTCAACAGCAAGACTCACAGGAGCTTTTGGCTTTCCTTTTGGATGGTCTTCATGAGGATTTGAACAGAGTTCATGATAAGCCATACGTTGAACTCAAAGACAGTGATGGTCGACCAGACTGGGAAGTAGCAGCAGAG GCCTGGGAAAACCACCTGAGAAGAAACAGATCCATTGTTGTTGATTTATTTCATGGGCAACTGAAGTCCCAAGTGAAATGTAAAACTTGTGGACATATAAGTGTTAGGTTTGacccttttaattttttatcctTGCCCTTGCCAATGGATAGCTACATGCACTTAGAAATTACTG TAATTAAATTAGATGGTACTACTCCTGTTCGATACGGCCTGAGATTAAACATGGATGAAAAGTATACAGGTTTGAAAAAACAGTTAAGTGAACTCTGTGGGCTAAAACCAGAACAGATTCTACTTGCAGAGGTGCATAGCTCCAATATAAag AACTTTCCTCAAGACAACCAGAAAGTCCGGTTATCAGTGAGTGGGTTTTTGTGTGCATTTGAAATACCAATTCCAGGATCCCCTACGTCAGCATCGAGTCCTGTGCAGACAG ATGTCTCAACTGGACCCTCAGCTAATGGAGCACCCAACATAATGATGAACGGGGACATTCCTAAACCAACTCTAATTCCAAACGGAATGCCAAATACTGTAGTGCCATGTGGAACAGAGCGTAACCTTGCCAACTGGACTCTCAACGGTCACGTGCCCTTGCTTTCTGATAGTCCATGTACAGGGTATATCATTGCAGTCCACAGGAAAATG ATGCGGACAgagttgtattttctttcatctcaGAAGAATCGTCCCAGTCTCTTTGGAATGCCGCTAATTGTTCCTTGTACAGTTCATACACGGAAGAGAGACCTCTATGATGCTGTGTGGATTCAGGTTTCCAGGCTTGCCAGCCCTCTCCCACCTCAGGAAGCCAGTAATCATGCACAAGACTG cgaTGATAGCATGGGGTACCAGTATCCATTCACCCTCAGGGTAGTTCAGAAGGATGGAAATTCTTGTGCTTGGTGTCCTTGGTACAG ATTTTGCCGTGGCTGTAAAATTGACTGCACAGAAGATAGAGCTTGTGTTGGGAATGCTTATATTGCTGTAGACTGGGATCCAACAGCGCTCCATCTGCGCTACCAGACGTCGCAAGAACGG ATTGTAGAAGAACATGAAAGTGTTGAACAAAGCCGACGAGCTCAAGCAGAGCCCATCAATCTGGACAGCTGTCTTAGAGCCTTCACCAGTGAGGAAGAACTGGGGGAGGATGAGATGTACTACTGTTCCAAATGCAAGACCCATTGTTTGGCCACCAAAAAACTGGATCTTTGGAGACTTCCCCCTATTTTG ATCATTCACCTGAAAAGATTTCAGTTTGTAAATGGCCGCTGGATAAAGTCTCAGAAAATTGTTAAATTTCCCAGAGAAAGCTTTGACCCAAGTGCCTTTTTGGTACAACGGGATCCAAGTCATTTTCAAAGGAAGCAGCTAACTCTCCAGGTTGACAGCCTTCCAGAACCACGGACTCTCCAGGGGGAGGCCAAGAAAACAGATGTGCCGATCGCTTACACACCGGGAGAAGGAGATGTACTGAACAGAAGTCCATCCTCCCTTAACACTACTGTCTTGAATAATATCAAAG catctccatccctggggaGGAAGAGTGGAACCAGCTGTCCTTCAAGTAAAAACAGTAGCCCAAATAGTAGCCCAAGGACTTTAGGAAGGGGTAAAGGGCGTCTGCGGCTGCCACAACTGGGTAAAAACAAACTGTCAAGTAGCAAAGAAAATCTGGATGCGAGTAAAGAGAACGGTACTGACCAGGAACAGAGATTTACTTCTGATCAAGGTGATGCTCTTACTAGAGGGCGTATTTTAGGTGGTAGCCAGAGTGAACTATATACTGCTCAGGACAATGAGATGACTCTAGCCAACGGATACATCTGTGAGCAGAATGCATATAGTAATGGCAGCATGAACGGTCAAATTGATAACCACAGTGAGGATGATATTACAGATGACCAAAGAGAAGAAGTATGTGTTAACCCAATTTACAATCTATATGCAATTTCG TGCCATTCAGGAATTATGGGAGGGGGTCATTATGTCACGTATGCCAAAAACCCGAACAACAAGTGGTACTGCTACAATGACAGTAGCTGTAAG GAGTTGCATCCCGATGAAATCGACACGGACTCTGCCTACATTCTTTTCTATGAGCAGCAGGGGGTAGACTATGCACAATTTCTGCCAAAGATAGACGGCAAAAAGATGGCAGACACGAGCAGCATGGACGAAGATTTTGAGTCCGATTATAAGAAGTACTGTGTTTTACAGTAA